One Tetrapisispora phaffii CBS 4417 chromosome 3, complete genome DNA segment encodes these proteins:
- the QRI7 gene encoding putative N(6)-L-threonylcarbamoyladenine synthase (similar to Saccharomyces cerevisiae QRI7 (YDL104C); ancestral locus Anc_2.343), translated as MSLITKLTFRNRLLHSSHTVKKRGYKVLAIETSCDDTCVSIIDRFSKDEPPNLLVNLKDTLNSAETGGIIPTKAHLHHQLKIGPLTKKALDISNNPKIDLICVTRGPGMPGSLSGGLDFAKGLSVAWNVPYVGVHHMLGHLLMPRMKNNGNLVKFPLLSLLASGGHTTLVYSSSVTEHEILCDSLDIAVGDSLDKCGREIGIQGNMIAKEMESFINSSVNEIDESILTENQKVTLPNPLKNKPKRMDTQAFSFAPFLTAVRNHLIKYPLVNYSEEDRRVLAFQIQEANFVHIITRVKTVIQLNENKLKNVESFVCSGGVSANKRLRHLLEVEFTDNFKQFHYPDLDLCSDNAAMIGWAGIELFESAALTTDLEVTPIRKWPLSELLLPSGWKR; from the coding sequence ATGAGTCTGATAACCAAATTAACTTTTAGAAACAGGTTACTACATTCGAGTCACACAGTAAAAAAACGAGGTTATAAAGTTTTAGCTATTGAGACATCCTGTGATGATACATGTGTTTCAATCATAGATagattttcaaaagatgaaCCACCGAATTTATTAGTCAATCTAAAGGATACTCTGAACAGTGCAGAAACTGGAGGTATAATTCCTACAAAAGCACATTTACACCATCAACTGAAAATCGGACCTTTAACCAAAAAAGCATTAGATATATCTAATAACCCAAAGATTGACTTAATTTGTGTCACACGAGGTCCCGGTATGCCTGGTTCTCTTTCAGGTGGATTGGATTTTGCTAAAGGTTTAAGCGTTGCATGGAATGTGCCCTACGTTGGAGTCCATCATATGCTTGGGCATTTATTAATGCCTAGGATGAAGAACAATGGAAATTTAGTAAAATTTCCATTACTAAGTTTATTGGCAAGTGGTGGTCATACCACACTGGTGTATTCATCTAGTGTTACAGAacatgaaatattatgtgACTCATTGGATATTGCAGTTGGCGATTCATTAGATAAATGTGGAAGAGAAATAGGAATCCAAGGAAATATGATAGCCAAAGAAATGGAATCATTCATAAATAGTAGTGTGAACGAAATAGATGAATCAATACTAACTGAAAATCAAAAAGTTACATTACCAAAtccattgaaaaataaaccAAAACGAATGGATACCCAAGCTTTTTCATTTGCACCATTTTTAACAGCAGTCAGAAACCATCTAATTAAATATCCACTTGTAAACTATAGCGAAGAAGATAGACGAGTCTTGGcatttcaaattcaagaaGCAAATTTCGTTCATATAATAACAAGAGTTAAAACTGTAATACAactaaatgaaaataaattgaagaatGTCGAATCATTTGTATGTTCTGGCGGAGTTAGTGCTAATAAGAGACTAAGGCACTTACTTGAAGTTGAATTTACAGACAATTTCAAACAGTTCCATTACCCAGATTTAGATTTATGCTCAGATAATGCTGCCATGATAGGATGGGCAGGTATTGAACTATTTGAATCTGCAGCTCTAACTACCGATCTAGAGGTGACACCTATTCGAAAATGGCCATTATCAGAGTTACTACTACCATCAGGTTGGAAACGATAA
- the MME1 gene encoding Mme1p (similar to Saccharomyces cerevisiae YMR166C; ancestral locus Anc_2.344): protein MIKFITPFISSHSLPPYGDHNEPTSSAHLNNGNLNKKGDDDLSQPRGNDKEQKDVNSRPLLHNILAGGLGGAIGDSAMHSLDTVKTRQQGASTVLKYKNMISAYKTMFIEEGVTRGLYSGYSAAMLGSFPSAAIFFGTYEYSKRQMVNKFGINETTAYLASGFLGDLVSSIVYVPSEVLKTRLQLQGCYNNMHFDSGYNYKNVRDAIKTILRVEGYSALFFGYKATLSRDLPFSALQFAFYEEFRRLAYNLEGKNLIINNHLEQDDLSIFSELITGASAGGLAGILTTPLDVVKTRIQTQQSLPITAGTTKLVSDSSNSNKQSPLTNSINKSLKVIYKTEGVVGLFSGVGPRFIWTSIQSSICLLLYQMLLRGLNKTMHSGEQLN, encoded by the coding sequence ATGATTAAGTTTATTACGCCGTTTATATCATCACACTCTTTACCTCCATATGGTGACCACAATGAACCTACTAGTTCAGCTCATCTCAACAATGGGAATCTAAACAAAAAAGGAGATGATGATCTCTCACAACCTCGTGGTAATGACAAGGAACAAAAAGATGTAAATAGTCGTCCTTTACTGCATAATATACTAGCAGGTGGTTTGGGTGGTGCAATTGGTGATTCGGCAATGCATTCTTTAGATACTGTTAAGACCAGACAACAGGGTGCCTCAACTGttctaaaatataaaaacatGATAAGTGCATATAAGACAATGTTTATAGAAGAAGGTGTCACTAGAGGTCTTTATAGTGGTTACAGTGCTGCGATGCTAGGTTCTTTTCCTAGTGCTGctatattttttggtaCATATGAATATTCTAAACGACAAATGGTTAATAAATTCGGGATCAATGAGACTACCGCTTATTTAGCATCTGGTTTTTTGGGTGATTTGGTTTCTAGTATTGTATATGTCCCTTCTGAAGTATTAAAGACAAGATTACAATTACAAGGTTGTTATAATAACATGCATTTTGATTCTGGCTATAACTATAAAAACGTTAGAGACGCTATAAAAACAATCCTAAGAGTTGAAGGTTATTCAGCGCTCTTTTTTGGGTATAAAGCTACGTTATCGAGGGATTTGCCATTTAGTGCTCTACAGTTTGCATTTTATGAAGAATTTAGACGGTTGGCATATAATTTAGAAggaaaaaatttaataataaataaccATTTAGAGCAAGACGATTTATCTATATTTAGTGAACTTATAACTGGTGCTAGTGCTGGTGGTTTGGCTGGTATACTGACAACACCTCTAGATGTTGTGAAAACTAGAATACAAACGCAGCAATCTCTTCCAATTACAGCTGGCACCACTAAATTAGTAAGCGATTCTTCCAACTCTAATAAACAATCGCCATTGACTAATTCCATTAATAAGAGTCTAAAAGTTATTTACAAAACAGAAGGTGTGGTTGGTTTATTTAGTGGTGTTGGTCCAAGATTTATTTGGACGAGTATACAAAGTAGTATATGTTTGCTGCTATATCAAATGTTATTAAGAGGTTTAAACAAAACAATGCACTCTGGAGAGCAACTAAACTGA
- the PAH1 gene encoding phosphatidate phosphatase PAH1 (similar to Saccharomyces cerevisiae PAH1 (YMR165C); ancestral locus Anc_2.345), whose product MQYVGRAIGVVSKNWSSINPATLSGAIDVIVVEHPDGTLACSPFHVRFGKFRILKPSQKKVQVIVNGKSTNIPMKLSDNGEAYFVFSTGSDIHDIPDDLLSSPVLSATSSPPQSPHSIDANNDITGHLVDKDGMKIVLEEPDFLDINMNSLYNNVNNKSKETDSSLSIPTSPKIVNINKRLTDINIPSKIDYNGDLVLDIEGYKPDDEKMHDTDEKLRKLLQEELGDSYKLSNIMTEDKNGNLRISNPSDYFHSPSISTSSISDFNSNGTFTSPTAISTGSDEYTSDTDLNTNTINSSSIDEQSNKVSSNSNNTQQYIRTIRLTSDQLKCLDLRYGENDLEFSVDKGKAIVRSKLFVWRWDVPIVISDIDGTITKSDALGHVMTMIGKDWTHIGVAKLFTEISRNGYNIMYLTARSSGQSDSTRSYLESVEQNGCKLPNGPVILSPDRTMAALRREVILKKPELFKIACLNDIRSIYVDKFEDYHSNNQLDGSNDLGLNNRLEDDFKPTPFVAGFGNRITDALSYRTVGIPSSRIFTINPDGEVHMELLELAGYKSSYVDINELVDQFFPPVKINDFDSRSVSSLQLGSPLSLSVDNMNKSENNLQYGTSNNKKNNNEISGTGYNFDNIGDTSFTSSSNVDRSKYFRNNHFADKYNDVNFWREPLVNLEDLSDNSLESDTDLESDHKRLVLDKKSNNKKDRSLKINKKVSIIKGEDDDINFVQSSDSKNKNTPTMDSVMTTPSKDKNTQYHHHNGKSPKELRKEEIGNRIYLELGSAFSSPRMSSMNESQSTFLDGTRPMSQDSSRDDVSISSSMNMDRLTLNSQKNITPTASISKIQVNVLDNGETVENNSHGGSDYSDYQSGDNEEATDDEFDEDDFVE is encoded by the coding sequence ATGCAATACGTAGGGAGAGCTATAGGTGTAGTTTCCAAGAACTGGTCATCTATAAATCCAGCTACATTATCTGGTGCCATTGATGTTATAGTTGTTGAACATCCTGATGGTACGCTGGCGTGTTCGCCTTTTCATGTTCGGTTTGGTAAATTCAGAATCTTGAAACCGTCACAAAAGAAAGTTCAAGTTATCGTTAATGGTAAATCGACTAATATACCTATGAAATTGAGTGATAATGGTGAAGCTTATTTTGTCTTCAGCACTGGTTCTGATATTCATGATATACCGGATGATTTACTATCTTCTCCAGTGCTGAGTGCCACTAGCAGTCCACCACAATCCCCACACTCGATTGATGCAAACAATGATATAACAGGACATTTAGTTGATAAAGATGGTATGAAGATTGTTTTAGAAGAACCTGATTTTTTGGATATTAACATGAATTCTCTATATAATAATGTGAATAATAAATCGAAAGAAACCGATTCAAGTTTATCTATTCCAACTTCTCcaaaaatagtaaatattAACAAGAGACTGAcagatataaatataccTAGCAAGATTGACTATAATGGGGATTTAGTGCTAGATATTGAAGGTTACAAACctgatgatgaaaaaatGCATGACActgatgaaaaattgagaaAGCTTTTACAAGAAGAACTTGGGGATTCATATAagttatcaaatattatgaCTGAAGATAAGAACGGGAATTTAAGGATATCTAATCCTAGTGATTATTTCCATTCACCTTCCATATCCACTTCTTCTATTTCTGATTTTAATAGTAACGGTACGTTTACAAGCCCGACAGCTATCTCAACGGGATCTGACGAATATACATCCGACACAGATTTAAATACGAACACAATAAACAGCTCTAGTATTGATGAACAAAGTAATAAGGTGTCGAgtaattctaataatacTCAACAATATATTAGAACGATTAGACTAACAAGTGATCAATTGAAATGCTTAGATTTAAGGTATGGtgaaaatgatttagaaTTTTCAGTTGACAAAGGTAAGGCAATTGTAAGGTCGAAACTTTTTGTATGGAGATGGGATGTTCCAATTGTTATCAGTGACATTGATGGGACAATTACAAAATCAGATGCATTAGGTCATGTCATGACCATGATTGGTAAGGATTGGACACATATAGGTGTAGctaaattatttacagaaatttcaagaaatgGTTACAATATAATGTATTTGACTGCAAGAAGTTCTGGGCAATCTGATTCGACTAGAAGTTATTTAGAATCTGTTGAACAAAATGGATGTAAATTACCGAATGGTCCTGTGATACTCTCTCCTGATAGAACTATGGCAGCCTTGAGGAGAGAAGTAATTCTAAAGAAACCTGAGCTGTTTAAAATAGCGTGCTTAAATGATATCAGATCTATCTATGTGGATAAGTTTGAAGACTATCATTCTAATAACCAACTGGATGGTTCCAACGACCTCGGTCTGAATAATAGACTGGAAGACGATTTTAAACCCACGCCATTTGTGGCTGGTTTCGGTAATAGAATTACAGATGCCTTATCTTATAGAACTGTTGGTATTCCAAGTTCGCGTATATTTACGATTAACCCAGATGGAGAAGTTCATATggaattattagaattgGCTGGGTATAAAAGCTCCTATGTTGACATCAATGAGCTAGTAGATCAATTTTTCCCACCAGTTAAGATCAATGATTTTGATTCAAGAAGTGTTTCTTCATTACAACTTGGGTCTCCATTAAGTTTATCTGTAGATAACATGAACAAAAGTGAAAATAATCTTCAATATGGTACtagtaataataagaaaaataataacgaAATTTCAGGAACTGGTTATAATTTTGACAATATCGGTGACACTAGTTTCACTAGTTCCAGTAATGTTGACAGGagtaaatattttagaaacAATCACTTTGctgataaatataatgatgTTAACTTTTGGAGAGAACCTCTAGTCAATCTAGAAGATTTATCCGATAATAGTCTTGAAAGTGATACTGATTTAGAAAGTGATCACAAGAGGCTTGTATTGGATAAAAAAAGTAACAACAAAAAAGATAgatcattaaaaataaacaaaaaagtATCGATAATAAAAGGTGAAGATGACgatattaattttgtcCAATCATCAGATagtaaaaacaaaaacacGCCTACCATGGATTCTGTCATGACTACACCATCTAAGGATAAGAACACGCAATATCATCACCATAATGGGAAGAGTCCAAAAGAGCtcagaaaagaagaaataggCAATCGAATCTATCTAGAGTTAGGTTCGGCATTTTCTTCTCCTAGGATGTCATCCATGAATGAATCACAAAGCACATTTCTGGATGGCACGCGTCCGATGTCACAAGACAGCAGTAGAGATGATGTTAGCATCTCTTCAAGTATGAATATGGACAGGTTAACGTTGAATTCACAAAAGAACATAACGCCGACAGCTAGCATATCAAAAATCCAAGTAAATGTATTAGATAATGGAGAAACGGTTGAAAACAACTCTCACGGTGGCTCCGATTATAGCGATTACCAATCTGGAGATAACGAAGAAGCTACAGACGATGAGTTTGATGAAGACGACTTCGTAGAATAA
- the MSS11 gene encoding Mss11p (similar to Saccharomyces cerevisiae MSS11 (YMR164C); ancestral locus Anc_2.346), producing the protein MILPTTNEDDTKSSSNDNNNTNDDDDSRNGIKSEENSVRTAKHSEPFPTQKHPKYNFDVVVSDATARNLKQLLLSHMYNYLLTHKHLETAKQFLKEADVPLLTGNAEINDESNSFRGNAGVDGEPALNPNIKLEDDQIYRQKVENQTPMTSKKRLSSYSQNDLNPRELLAAKMLMDSKNSFLLEWWEQFSTVYNFIDGQDIESIKKAETLKQDKITSLLPQAQINTLSSSNFGSMPYMGMQQKQSQLQQQQQIQQLQQQQQQNFQNGFVNNIDKNNVNMEKQSTQTQRMNQQKLQYQWQLQQQLQMKLQRQMRNQPMPVTNQNMSKKNSGVTDINVNNNSSDTNDNNEYANHGNGTGNLKDPAFIHNSIPLQNYSPNSNTNIYSQQQQPLVDNNFGIDRANRRSSRAISNELNNMINFEKQLKLQRQMLESNKSANNDGDNYNENSNADSTKSSKNEKSIGDVDSSQVMDWSKSQKERVKVMKEQQQNLIQQHVTQQQRGKNSNLEDKSEKNKAVKDNVNINDNDNINPIQNNSDVDMRNQYMMMVQMMMMSKGDQQLHQGKQQIPQQMQNSMIPQQLQHFQLQQLQMQMQMKQFSKDQMKNSSTNTNNNNNNNNNNNNNNNNNNNNNNNNNNNNNNNNNNNNNNSNNTIMSISPKMTSTDNSIDATVNTVVSMGSSRQPKSKNTQSNKKPVAEPKKRKKKTEISRSSTPIGTTKFISENNSIANVESINRNQDSGALKQVQSSGFPIMKFNNNPNVISPNPEKIYPSYSKDSSRRKSPTSNNFSSSQTQTGETSNQRKKKRRKTKGSTPTIANSVSGQPPFPNSIDGLAETDDASLLNKDLTSEFNNLPNTVFNENSMDMTFGFDVNPNSNDIGNNDLALNIDLMNFSNNPMGMDDFQLFDKDNLPNNLMDN; encoded by the coding sequence ATGATTCTTCCTACTACCAATGAAGATGATACTAAATCATCTTcgaatgataataataacactaatgatgatgatgattcCCGTAATGGGATAAAATCCGAAGAGAATTCGGTACGGACTGCTAAACATTCAGAACCATTTCCAACCCAGAAGCATCCTAAATATAACTTCGATGTTGTTGTTTCAGATGCCACTGCCAGGAATTTGAAACAGTTACTACTTTCGCATATGTATAACTATCTGTTAACTCATAAACATTTGGAGACTgcaaaacaatttttaaaagaagcAGATGTTCCTTTATTAACTGGAAACGCTGAGATCAATGACGAAAGCAATTCATTCAGAGGTAACGCAGGTGTTGATGGTGAGCCGGCATTGAATCCAAATATCAAACTGGAGGATGACCAGATTTACAGGCAAAAAGTAGAAAATCAAACTCCTATGACTTCAAAAAAGCGTCTTTCATCATATTCACAAAATGATCTAAATCCACGAGAATTATTAGCTGCTAAAATGTTAATGGACTCTAAAAATTCTTTCTTATTAGAATGGTGGGAACAGTTCAGCActgtttataattttattgatggGCAAGATATCGAGTCCATAAAAAAAGCAGAAACCTTAAAACAAGATAAAATTACTTCACTCCTACCACAAGctcaaataaatacattaaGTTCGAGTAATTTTGGTTCCATGCCATATATGGGAATGCAGCAAAAACAATCACAACtgcagcaacaacaacaaataCAACAACTtcagcagcagcagcaacaAAACTTCCAAAATGGGTTCGTCaataatatagataaaaataatgtaaaTATGGAAAAACAATCAACTCAAACTCAAAGGATGAACCAACAGAAATTACAATATCAGTGGCAACTTCAACAACAATTACAGATGAAATTACAAAGACAAATGCGAAACCAGCCAATGCCAGTAACGAACCAAAATATGAGTAAGAAAAATAGTGGTGTTACAGATATAAAcgttaataataacagtaGTGATactaatgataataatgaatatgcAAATCATGGTAATGGTACTGGCAATCTGAAGGATCCTGCATTCATACATAATTCAATACCACTACAAAACTATTCCCCGAATTCTAACACGAACATCTACTCTCAACAACAGCAACCCTTGGTGGATAACAACTTCGGAATAGATCGTGCAAACAGAAGGTCATCTCGAGCCATTTCTAATGAATTGAACAATATGatcaattttgaaaagcaattaaaattacaGAGACAAATGCTTGAAAGTAATAAGAGTGCAAATAATGATGGTGACaattataatgaaaatagtaATGCAGACTCTACTAAGAGTagcaaaaatgaaaagagTATCGGTGATGTGGATAGTAGTCAAGTAATGGATTGGAGTAAATCTCAAAAGGAAAGAGTGAAAGTAATGaaagaacaacaacaaaacCTCATTCAACAACATGTAACTCAACAGCAGCGTGGTAAAAACTCGAATTTGGAAGACAAatctgaaaaaaataaagctGTGAAAGataatgttaatattaACGATAATGATAACATTAACCCAATACAAAATAATAGTGACGTTGATATGAGAAACCAGTACATGATGATGGTgcaaatgatgatgatgtcGAAAGGTGACCAACAACTTCATCAGGGTAAACAACAAATTCCACAACAGATGCAGAACTCAATGATCCCACAACAACTGCAACATTTTCAACTACAACAGCTACAGATGCAAATGCAAATGAAACAATTTTCTAAAGATCAAATGAAGAATTCAAGTACAAATActaacaacaataataataataataataacaataataataataataataataataataataataataataataataataataataataataataataataataataataataataatagcaATAATACTATAATGAGTATTTCACCAAAAATGACTTCAACAGACAATAGCATAGATGCAACTGTGAACACTGTAGTTTCTATGGGAAGCAGTAGACAACCAAAGTCCAAAAATACACAGTCTAACAAGAAACCCGTTGCAGAACCCAAGAAGCGCAAAAAGAAGACTGAAATATCGAGAAGTTCCACCCCTATTGGCACaactaaatttattagtgaaaataatagtatTGCTAATGTCGAGAGCATCAATCGTAACCAAGATTCGGGTGCTCTTAAACAGGTTCAATCCAGTGGTTTCCCGATTatgaaattcaataataatccTAACGTCATCTCTCCGAATCCAGAGAAAATCTATCCTTCTTATTCAAAAGATTCttcaagaagaaaatcacccacttcaaataattttagtAGTTCTCAAACGCAAACTGGAGAGACTTCGAATCAAAGGAAGAAGAAACGTAGAAAAACCAAAGGCTCTACTCCAACTATTGCAAACTCGGTTTCAGGTCAACCACCTTTTCCAAACAGTATTGATGGTTTAGCAGAGACTGATGATGCTTCTTTGTTAAATAAAGATTTAACCTCAGAATTCAATAATCTGCCCAATACCGTTTTCAATGAAAACTCAATGGATATGACATTTGGCTTCGATGTGAATCCTAATAGTAATGACATTGGCAATAATGATTTAGCATTAAATATCGAtctaatgaatttttcaaataatccAATGGGAATGGATGACTTTCAATTATTCGACAAGGATAACCTTCCAAACAATCTAATGGATAATTAA
- the INP2 gene encoding Inp2p (similar to Saccharomyces cerevisiae INP2 (YMR163C); ancestral locus Anc_2.347): protein MKPQYGFPKLHFAGLQIYSDSDNYIENNAIKLQKEELCDINYQLDHKDNDVRLSIGQSEELTPVMGDNGFDRLSTSIPHMRNVTDWTMSTLNEHSPSFANLDVFENIKKVDSNNSNNINSAKIISNEHIAKYFRPLPTRNNNDFLEEFRYTIISSNILNDSEGYRFKFDIKNSILDFHSSKSANTKKRNSILYHTKYGICKSISGDKFKLYRTFNYSKTIINSLRIIRYLSNKRKLEKTKYNNANENSFIIKTICFILICINISSHQQFFYNQCIKYKFMINLKEFLKILQKSDDLIHKYHNVSKELAIYKPLIQKHHHRDINLYKRPDSDIEFNNSEKEFELTLNKINEILTSVLNLQFHQVLKHVIEILPMTDKTELLKYCEIYAIDLPTLYEYINFPAPSIKNKIDRFDTLKKIMLLCLLSITEAKVTYSNNSIVINQISNIFGVIPDDIIATNISRNTLIKNIKDATIIIKNMEEAISPFIQVLVANRNLLYLSIDSQDDNSMSKQESQKLTQDESNHNFLLINIINQTKSLEKAFLGLSSTELKKNEEMNSITNHISNILETWVSMIDKDSISCQKAETTNIGIVNNRFSIDVYNSDRESSVKILDTDILKKQIDIKEVGENTNDIFDVEQVDDFEYAGDENQSVLFFTNEEDFYNSSNKLNKSGISTQKMSTREMTDEELRQKLDQKISILAAENRKVKEKLRTKKSFDLLRNENSNILYSDFKSLKKQGNLDTRSRSSRLRNYSSEETIPIIYELKALFDAGS from the coding sequence ATGAAGCCACAGTATGGTTTTCCAAAACTTCATTTTGCTGgtttacaaatatattcagatagtgataattatatagaaaataatgctattaaattacaaaagGAAGAACTGTGTgatataaattatcaattggatcataaagataatgatgTACGTCTATCAATTGGACAATCAGAAGAATTGACACCTGTTATGGGTGATAATGGGTTTGATAGACTGTCAACTTCTATTCCACATATGAGAAATGTAACTGATTGGACTATGTCAACTCTTAATGAACATTCACCAAGTTTTGCAAATTTAGATGTTTTtgagaatataaaaaaggTTGACAGCAACAATTcaaacaatattaattcTGCTAAGATTATATCAAATGAACATATAGCCAAGTACTTTCGACCATTACCGACGAGAAATAATAACGACTTTTTGGAAGAGTTTAGATATACAATTAtatcatcaaatatattaaatgatagTGAAGGTTatagatttaaatttgatataaaaaattctaTTTTAGATTTTCATTCTTCTAAATCAGCAAATACCAAGAAgagaaattcaatattgtATCATACAAAATATGGTATTTGTAAAAGCATTTCTGgagataaatttaaattgtaTCGGACTTtcaattattcaaaaactaTTATCAATTCATTAAGGATAATTAGatatttatcaaacaaaagaaaacttGAGAAAACAAAGTACAATAATGCGAATGAAAATTCgtttataataaaaactatatgttttatattaatttgcATTAATATATCCTCAcatcaacaatttttttacaATCAATgcatcaaatataaatttatgatcaatttaaaagaatttttgaaaattttacaaaaatcaGATGACTTAATACACAAATATCATAATGTCTCTAAAGAATTAGCAATCTATAAGCCACTTATACAAAAACACCATCATAGAGATATAAATTTGTATAAGAGGCCTGACAGTGATATAGAATTTAATAACAGTGAGAAAGAATTCGAATTAACATTGAATAAGATAAATGAAATCTTAACTTCCGTTTTAAATTTGCAATTTCATCAAGTTTTAAAACATGtcattgaaatattacCAATGACAGATAAAACTgagttattgaaatattgtgAGATATACGCAATAGACCTTCCCACATTATAcgaatatataaactttCCAGCGCCATCTATTAAAAACAAGATTGACAGGTTTGACactttaaaaaaaatcatgTTATTGtgtttattatcaataacAGAAGCAAAGGTTACTTATAGCAACAACAGCATAgtgataaatcaaataagtaatatatttggtGTCATACCTGATGATATTATAGCGACTAATATTAGTAGAAAtacattaataaaaaatattaaagatgcaactataattataaaaaatatggaaGAAGCTATATCACCGTTTATCCAAGTACTAGTTGCAAATAGAAACCTTTTATATCTTTCCATTGATTCTCAGGATGATAACTCTATGTCAAAACAGGAATCGCAGAAATTAACACAAGATGAATCAAATCATAACTTTTTacttataaatataataaatcaaacaAAAAGTCTAGAAAAAGCCTTCCTAGGTTTGTCGTCTACCGAGTTGAAAAAGAATGAAGAAATGAATTCTATTACCAACCAcatatcaaatattctgGAAACATGGGTGTCCATGATAGATAAAGATTCTATATCTTGTCAAAAAGCAGAAACGACTAATATAGGAATTGTAAACAATAGGTTTTCTATTGACGTATACAATTCTGATAGGGAATCTAGTGTCAAAATTTTAGATACTGATATTCTTAAAAAACAAATCGACATCAAAGAGGTCGGAGAAAATacaaatgatatttttgatgTTGAACAAGTTGATGATTTTGAGTATGCTGGAGATGAAAATCAAAGCGTACTATTTTTTACAAACGAAGAAGATTTTTATAATTCTAGTAATAAGCTTAATAAATCAGGTATTAGTACACAAAAGATGAGCACGAGAGAAATGACGGATGAAGAGTTAAGGCAAAAACTGGATCAAAAGATTTCTATATTAGCAGCAGAAAATAGAAAGGTTAAGGAAAAATTACGAACcaaaaaatcatttgatCTATTAAGGAATGAGAACTCAAATATACTATATTCAGATTTTAAATCTCTAAAAAAACAAGGTAACCTTGATACTAGAAGCAGGTCTTCTAGATTAAGGAATTATTCTTCCGAAGAGACGATTCCCATAATATATGAACTAAAAGCCTTATTCGATGCAGGATCATGA